One Micromonospora sp. WMMD812 genomic window carries:
- a CDS encoding toxic anion resistance protein, translating into MTDATALQIDFGSIVGGSANPPAGAADTAVSTALAATGPRQLVCKDLLTPAQREQAQAAAAQLYPTMLANTEQLATFGNTAIDQVNAQVNRIFREVGQVNIPELTTIMRDLNDRMRTFRRKYDPSDPKVREAFNRFMDAVAGIFRKGRDMLQMLFEEARSVERQLDRVAGQLADKQQQLKRNVVLCDELYKANEASIAQLIGAIAVMELVRDAAVADAATITINPGDVDQRDKQERLSRVTEFIQAIEVRINEFQQRLFVAWSTSPQVRNIRTLNYGLGQRLALLMNLTIPTMKLTIAQWALLLQSSQAADMQQAVADGANDVLSAYARASQTAVPEIARVIQTPTIRPETILEVAESIDAQARGIEDAVRYGQQKRAEVVTAIVTANESMSASAQQLSRTVVELVTRAKEPVALPAGPALPDSILANAPGVVPSQQR; encoded by the coding sequence ATGACCGATGCCACGGCTCTGCAGATCGACTTCGGCAGCATCGTCGGCGGGTCGGCCAACCCGCCGGCCGGCGCCGCGGACACCGCCGTCTCCACCGCCCTCGCCGCCACCGGGCCACGGCAACTGGTCTGCAAGGACCTGCTCACGCCGGCGCAACGCGAACAGGCGCAGGCCGCCGCGGCCCAGCTCTACCCGACCATGCTCGCCAACACCGAGCAGCTCGCCACGTTCGGCAACACCGCGATCGACCAGGTCAACGCCCAGGTCAACCGGATCTTCCGGGAGGTCGGGCAGGTCAACATCCCCGAGCTCACGACGATCATGCGTGACCTCAACGACCGGATGCGCACCTTCCGCCGCAAGTACGACCCCAGCGACCCGAAGGTCCGGGAGGCGTTCAACCGGTTCATGGACGCGGTGGCCGGCATCTTCCGCAAGGGCCGCGACATGCTGCAGATGCTCTTCGAGGAGGCGCGGTCGGTCGAGCGGCAACTCGACCGGGTCGCCGGCCAGCTGGCCGACAAGCAGCAGCAGCTCAAGCGCAACGTGGTGCTCTGCGACGAGCTGTACAAGGCCAACGAGGCGTCGATCGCGCAGCTCATCGGGGCGATCGCGGTGATGGAGCTGGTCCGCGACGCCGCGGTCGCCGACGCCGCCACCATCACCATCAACCCCGGCGACGTGGATCAACGCGACAAGCAGGAGCGGCTGTCCCGGGTCACCGAGTTCATCCAGGCCATCGAGGTACGCATCAACGAGTTCCAGCAGCGCCTCTTCGTGGCCTGGTCGACCTCGCCGCAGGTACGCAACATTCGCACCCTCAACTACGGCCTGGGTCAGCGGCTCGCCCTGCTGATGAACCTCACCATTCCCACCATGAAGCTGACCATCGCGCAGTGGGCGCTGCTGTTGCAGAGCAGCCAGGCGGCCGACATGCAGCAGGCGGTGGCAGACGGCGCCAACGACGTGCTGTCGGCGTACGCGCGGGCGTCGCAGACCGCGGTGCCGGAGATCGCGCGGGTGATCCAGACGCCGACCATCCGGCCGGAGACGATCCTGGAGGTGGCCGAGTCGATCGACGCCCAGGCGCGGGGGATCGAGGACGCGGTCCGGTACGGCCAGCAGAAGCGCGCCGAGGTGGTCACCGCGATCGTCACCGCCAACGAGTCGATGTCGGCGTCGGCTCAGCAGCTGAGCCGTACGGTGGTGGAGCTGGTCACCCGGGCCAAGGAGCCGGTCGCGCTGCCGGCTGGGCCGGCGCTGCCCGACTCGATCCTGGCGAACGCGCCGGGGGTCGTTCCCAGCCAGCAGCGGTGA
- a CDS encoding TM2 domain-containing protein, with the protein MSQPTASPQQQPILVQVRQKQTGTAYLFWFLLGVFGGHQFYLGKTGRGLLYLFTVGIFGVGVLIDLFTLPSQVRQVNTQLAIGIR; encoded by the coding sequence ATGTCTCAGCCGACCGCCTCGCCGCAGCAGCAGCCGATCCTCGTGCAGGTTCGCCAGAAGCAGACCGGTACCGCCTACCTGTTCTGGTTCCTGCTCGGTGTCTTCGGCGGCCACCAGTTCTACCTCGGCAAGACCGGACGTGGCCTGCTGTACCTGTTCACCGTCGGCATCTTCGGCGTGGGTGTCCTAATCGACCTGTTCACGCTGCCGAGCCAGGTGCGTCAGGTCAACACGCAGCTCGCCATCGGGATCCGTTGA
- a CDS encoding MerR family transcriptional regulator: MEEHLTVGRVAELAGISVRTLHHYDEIGLLQPSMRTAAGHRAYSSDDVERLREVLAYRRLGFGLREIADLIDDPATDAVAHLCRLRGLLMDQRDRAAAMVTAIDRELEARAMGIRTTPEEQLKVFGAQLYDAIGSAYPATRRTEPRIAARIWEALGDARTVLNVGAGTGSYEPPDRDVTAVEPSAVMRAQRPAGAAPCVAAAAESLPFEDQSFDAAMAVSTVHHWPDPVAGLREMRRVARRVVVFTYDADDTGWRQRFWLTRDYLPEFADLLIGWPSLADLTRAIGGRAEPVLVPWDCADGFFEAHWRRPEAYLDDHVRRAVSVWTRVGPQAEQRAVSTLREDLSSGRWAERNRDLIALETAELGLRLLVA; the protein is encoded by the coding sequence GTGGAGGAGCACCTGACCGTGGGGCGTGTGGCCGAGCTGGCCGGCATCAGCGTCCGCACGCTGCATCACTATGACGAGATCGGCCTCCTGCAGCCGTCCATGCGGACCGCGGCTGGGCACCGGGCCTACTCCTCGGACGACGTGGAGCGACTCCGGGAGGTGCTCGCCTACCGGCGACTCGGCTTCGGACTGCGGGAGATCGCGGATCTGATCGACGACCCGGCCACCGACGCGGTCGCGCACCTGTGCCGGCTGCGCGGCCTGCTGATGGACCAACGCGACCGCGCCGCTGCCATGGTGACGGCCATCGACCGGGAACTGGAGGCACGAGCAATGGGAATCAGGACGACGCCCGAGGAGCAACTGAAAGTGTTCGGCGCGCAGTTGTACGACGCCATCGGATCCGCATACCCAGCCACGCGGCGCACCGAGCCACGCATCGCCGCGCGCATCTGGGAGGCGCTCGGGGACGCACGAACGGTACTGAACGTCGGAGCCGGCACCGGCTCCTACGAACCACCCGACCGCGACGTCACGGCGGTGGAACCGTCGGCCGTCATGCGGGCGCAGCGTCCCGCGGGCGCGGCGCCGTGCGTGGCCGCCGCCGCGGAGAGCCTGCCGTTCGAGGACCAGTCCTTCGACGCCGCGATGGCGGTCAGCACCGTCCATCACTGGCCGGACCCGGTCGCCGGGCTGCGTGAGATGCGGCGTGTGGCCCGCCGCGTGGTCGTGTTCACGTACGACGCCGATGACACCGGCTGGCGTCAGCGGTTCTGGCTCACCCGCGACTACCTGCCCGAATTCGCGGACCTTCTCATCGGCTGGCCGTCCCTGGCCGACCTGACCCGCGCGATCGGAGGACGCGCGGAACCGGTGCTCGTCCCGTGGGACTGCGCTGACGGCTTCTTCGAGGCGCACTGGCGCCGGCCTGAGGCATACCTGGACGACCATGTACGCCGCGCGGTCTCGGTATGGACCAGAGTCGGACCGCAGGCCGAGCAACGGGCAGTCAGCACACTCCGCGAAGACCTCTCCTCAGGCCGATGGGCCGAGCGCAACCGTGACCTCATCGCCCTCGAAACGGCAGAGCTCGGGCTCCGCCTGCTCGTAGCCTGA
- a CDS encoding LamG-like jellyroll fold domain-containing protein — MTTRLHPIARGWRRLGATALGLVVAGGTLLLPAQDAPTLGGVNPVALAVPAADVLDVAFTGGAATDRAQSLAATTWGAPTYTTDATFGHDLLTVDGVDDAVSFDFADQWSRFSTGFAIECVFRVDTAMPVSGEKDLCSDKEGGGFSVYVNGGNLGTMAHIGGGYKSVLTPITGNRWYHAVSVWDGQALRLYLNGQLAGSSAASGALALPAATARRFVIGADAAPSGIGQVAPPASFAASKVWSRPLDAAQAAELASAYGLKPPVPVADVLDVDFDDSTPKDDAQNLAVTTVGEPVIAQDSAVKVPVASFDGANDAYAYAMGDTQWAKIRNQVSIECTFKDNGTLPNSGEHSVCSEKESGGYSIVVYGDKLTFAVYANGAYRNAQVPISSGRWYHAVGTWDGATARLYVDGVLAASVAAPAPLGLPGGAARNNFYVGADSVNQFWAPATVRNARIFSRVLTLDEVQALNVAALGDVRDAGVAVTATVPAEGAHLSRPTELQVSVTNQGNATGWRYLLDGQPVQVGQEVGAGLKSGNHTLEISATDVFGKSVAKTVRFTSDAIPTGGGTDVGQGSGRVTLSAIAHNPDGGPVTTTFKQATPSVPMGGFQGVVPVMPSTLDFSYTEGSQIGASPRPDGNLANSPSTGNIPFQRFDVQVPASAERRQILWSGVVDPERAVSLHAWNTTTRAWTELATARGQAEGDTTLKAAVRPELVDNGAVHVLVLGEDPFADDLAPRDGSANDPANRDHFDDPSTYDFSLAHFTDTQYLAEGAAGGTYDDFDGVDEPTDKMTMEERALWQKSYKDTTQWLAQNAGGKKIAYTAHTGDVIENDYSDPLAKDSSGNLLYPGLDEQVTREFQFTSEAQRTLDDAGVVNQVVAGNHDNQGGNETGPTSRFNQYYGPDRYYDGSQKWPTVSKASYHAWDETTDAAGNTVTRGKDNQNNYVLFSAGGLDFVAVGLSYGVTQAEADWASSVFQRYHDRNGILLTHAYLAPSGAPDGRGANFSTDGSRAFSTIVASNPNVFLVLAGHEHGVGTNLKTGVGVTVAHDVVELLADYQFYKMTAGELWPEKVDANGNLDLNGDGTVDHKKDDLLQFGASFLRLLQIDVDRSEMSIDTYSPMLNNFGATEYDDRRRYNGAEDNMVLPIDLSSRTTSFGTDSLVVVTPTDTVIGTGTAKSGWPASVEWKGLTEGELYAWTSTSSTGDGEQVGSADQFGGVFVATAAGTDVTPPVLTVPVSTTVKQGEPFDPLAGVTAVDNTAGDVTDRIQVVGTVDTNTPASYALTYLVSDTNGNQAVASRVVTVTKTPTEVLIPTSVRADDVTATWRKSAKLTATVKPSSATGPVQFLIGEDVLCEATLKKGVASCTVDRLPRPGTHRVRAVYGGDKKYAPSYDDFTLKVVDRRH, encoded by the coding sequence AGAGCCTCGCCGCCACCACCTGGGGCGCCCCCACCTACACCACCGACGCGACGTTCGGCCACGACCTCCTCACCGTGGACGGGGTCGACGACGCCGTCTCCTTCGACTTCGCCGACCAGTGGAGCCGCTTCTCCACCGGCTTCGCCATCGAATGCGTCTTCCGGGTCGACACCGCCATGCCGGTGAGCGGCGAGAAGGACCTCTGCTCCGACAAGGAGGGCGGCGGCTTCTCGGTCTACGTCAACGGCGGCAACCTGGGCACGATGGCCCACATCGGCGGCGGCTACAAGTCGGTGCTGACCCCGATCACCGGCAACCGCTGGTACCACGCCGTCTCGGTCTGGGACGGCCAGGCGCTGCGCCTCTACCTCAACGGCCAACTGGCCGGCTCCAGCGCCGCCAGCGGCGCGCTCGCGCTGCCGGCCGCCACCGCGCGCCGGTTCGTGATCGGCGCCGACGCGGCTCCCTCCGGCATCGGACAGGTCGCCCCGCCGGCCTCCTTCGCCGCCAGCAAGGTCTGGAGCCGGCCGCTGGACGCCGCCCAGGCGGCCGAGCTGGCGTCGGCGTACGGCCTCAAGCCGCCGGTGCCGGTCGCCGACGTCCTCGACGTGGACTTCGACGACAGCACCCCGAAGGACGACGCGCAGAACCTCGCCGTCACCACCGTCGGCGAGCCGGTGATCGCCCAGGACTCCGCGGTGAAGGTGCCGGTGGCGTCCTTCGACGGCGCCAACGACGCGTACGCGTACGCGATGGGCGACACGCAGTGGGCGAAGATCCGCAACCAGGTCTCGATCGAGTGCACGTTCAAGGACAACGGCACCCTGCCCAACTCCGGTGAGCACTCGGTCTGCTCCGAGAAGGAGAGCGGCGGTTACTCGATCGTCGTGTACGGCGACAAGCTGACGTTCGCCGTGTACGCCAACGGCGCGTACCGCAACGCGCAGGTGCCGATCTCCTCCGGGCGCTGGTACCACGCCGTCGGCACGTGGGACGGCGCCACCGCCCGCCTGTACGTCGACGGCGTGCTGGCCGCCTCGGTCGCCGCGCCCGCCCCGCTGGGGCTGCCGGGCGGCGCCGCGCGCAACAACTTCTACGTCGGCGCCGACTCGGTCAACCAGTTCTGGGCGCCGGCGACGGTGCGCAACGCCCGCATCTTCTCCCGGGTGCTCACCCTGGACGAGGTGCAGGCCCTCAACGTCGCCGCGCTCGGTGACGTCCGGGACGCGGGTGTCGCGGTCACCGCGACCGTGCCGGCCGAGGGCGCCCACCTCAGCCGCCCGACCGAGCTGCAGGTCAGCGTGACCAACCAGGGCAACGCCACCGGCTGGCGGTACCTGCTCGACGGCCAGCCCGTCCAGGTCGGCCAGGAGGTCGGCGCCGGCCTGAAGTCCGGCAACCACACCCTGGAGATCTCGGCGACCGACGTGTTCGGCAAGTCGGTCGCCAAGACGGTCCGGTTTACCTCCGACGCCATCCCGACGGGCGGCGGCACCGACGTCGGCCAGGGCAGCGGCCGGGTCACGCTGTCGGCGATCGCCCACAACCCCGACGGCGGTCCGGTGACCACCACCTTCAAGCAGGCCACCCCGAGCGTGCCGATGGGCGGCTTCCAGGGCGTCGTCCCGGTGATGCCGTCCACGCTGGACTTCTCGTACACCGAGGGGAGCCAGATCGGCGCGAGCCCGCGCCCCGACGGCAACCTGGCGAACAGCCCGTCCACGGGCAACATCCCGTTCCAGCGGTTCGACGTCCAGGTCCCGGCGTCGGCCGAGCGCCGCCAGATCCTGTGGAGCGGCGTGGTCGACCCCGAGCGGGCCGTCTCCCTGCACGCGTGGAACACCACCACGCGGGCGTGGACCGAGCTGGCCACCGCGCGCGGCCAGGCCGAGGGTGACACCACGCTGAAGGCCGCCGTACGGCCCGAGTTGGTCGACAACGGCGCGGTCCACGTCCTGGTGCTCGGCGAGGACCCGTTCGCCGACGACCTCGCGCCGCGCGACGGGTCCGCCAACGACCCGGCGAACCGGGACCACTTCGACGACCCGTCGACGTACGACTTCTCGCTCGCCCACTTCACCGACACCCAGTACCTCGCCGAGGGCGCGGCCGGCGGCACGTACGACGACTTCGACGGCGTCGACGAGCCGACCGACAAGATGACGATGGAGGAGCGGGCGCTCTGGCAGAAGTCCTACAAGGACACCACCCAGTGGCTGGCCCAGAACGCCGGCGGCAAGAAGATCGCCTACACCGCGCACACCGGTGACGTCATCGAGAACGACTACTCCGACCCGCTCGCCAAGGACTCCAGCGGCAACCTGCTCTACCCGGGCCTGGACGAGCAGGTGACCCGCGAGTTCCAGTTCACCTCGGAGGCGCAGCGGACCCTCGACGACGCCGGCGTGGTCAACCAGGTCGTCGCGGGCAACCACGACAACCAGGGCGGCAACGAGACCGGCCCGACGTCTCGCTTCAACCAGTACTACGGGCCGGACCGCTACTACGACGGCTCGCAGAAGTGGCCGACCGTGTCCAAGGCGTCGTACCACGCGTGGGACGAGACCACCGACGCGGCGGGCAACACGGTCACCCGGGGCAAGGACAACCAGAACAACTATGTCCTGTTCTCCGCCGGCGGGCTGGACTTCGTCGCGGTGGGCCTGTCGTACGGCGTGACGCAGGCCGAGGCCGACTGGGCCAGCTCGGTGTTCCAGCGGTACCACGACCGCAACGGCATCCTGCTGACCCACGCCTACCTCGCGCCGTCCGGAGCGCCGGACGGCCGGGGCGCCAACTTCTCCACCGACGGCTCCCGGGCCTTCTCGACCATCGTCGCGTCCAACCCGAACGTGTTCCTGGTCCTCGCCGGCCACGAGCACGGCGTCGGCACCAACCTCAAGACCGGGGTCGGCGTGACGGTGGCGCACGACGTGGTCGAGCTGCTCGCGGACTATCAGTTCTACAAGATGACCGCGGGCGAGCTGTGGCCGGAGAAGGTCGACGCCAACGGCAACCTCGACCTCAACGGCGACGGCACCGTCGACCACAAGAAGGACGACCTGCTCCAGTTCGGCGCCAGCTTCCTGCGGCTGCTGCAGATCGACGTCGACCGGTCCGAGATGAGCATCGACACCTACTCGCCGATGCTCAACAACTTCGGGGCCACGGAGTACGACGACCGTCGGCGCTACAACGGCGCCGAGGACAACATGGTGCTGCCGATCGACCTGTCCAGCCGGACCACCAGCTTCGGCACGGACAGCCTGGTCGTGGTCACCCCCACCGACACGGTGATCGGGACGGGCACCGCGAAGTCGGGCTGGCCCGCCAGCGTCGAGTGGAAGGGCCTGACCGAGGGCGAGCTGTACGCCTGGACCAGCACCAGCAGCACCGGCGACGGTGAGCAGGTCGGCTCGGCGGACCAGTTCGGCGGCGTCTTCGTGGCCACCGCGGCCGGCACGGACGTCACCCCGCCGGTGCTGACCGTCCCGGTCTCGACCACCGTCAAGCAGGGCGAGCCCTTCGACCCGCTCGCCGGGGTCACCGCGGTGGACAACACCGCCGGCGACGTCACCGACCGGATCCAGGTGGTCGGCACCGTCGACACCAACACCCCGGCCAGCTACGCGCTCACCTACCTGGTCTCCGACACCAACGGCAACCAGGCGGTCGCCAGCCGCGTGGTCACCGTGACGAAGACCCCCACCGAGGTGCTCATCCCGACGTCGGTCCGCGCCGACGACGTGACGGCGACCTGGCGCAAGAGCGCGAAGCTGACCGCCACGGTCAAGCCCAGCTCGGCGACCGGTCCCGTGCAGTTCCTCATCGGTGAGGACGTGCTGTGCGAGGCCACGCTGAAGAAGGGCGTCGCCAGCTGCACGGTCGACCGGCTGCCCCGGCCCGGCACCCACCGGGTACGGGCGGTCTACGGCGGCGACAAGAAGTACGCGCCGTCGTACGACGACTTCACCCTGAAGGTGGTCGACCGCCGGCACTGA